The sequence below is a genomic window from Plasmodium gaboni strain SY75 chromosome 10, whole genome shotgun sequence.
AAGCACATTTTACAGTGTGAACAGCCAAACTATGAGCCTTATTGAAACCCCATTTTTTCAATAAATACTTAGAAATTTTAGGTTCTTTCgaattttcattttctaaATATTTAGCAAACCAAGAATAAGAATAAGGATCAAAACGAACCCCTTCAACCGGTGTTAATGCACTAGCTCGAGCAGTCAAACTCTCCATTCTTCTTCCTCGTGGTGCTCTTGTCCTTTTGGTTGGTGAAAACTCATTTTCACTATCTTGACCTGCATCACTATTAGgtaatttatttgtttgATGTACATTTTGTCCACTCATACCTGCACCTGAATAATTTTGCATGCGTGACATACGTAAATTTCCATTCATCCCACCAACCTTCTCTTTCATATGTTGATGTACTACACTGCTATCGTCATTATCTATTGAATTTTGATCTATCATCATTTCTAATCCATTTTCAGAATTAAGTGTTAATAAATTTCTCATACGTTTTGTTCTATTTTCTGTAGTTGTTGCACCAGCTTGTTCTGCTTCTAATCTACATTGAATAGCTAGCTCTTTAGCTTTTTCAAAGCCTAACTTTTTAATAGGAAATCTTCTCATCTGGAAATTTTTTCCAATAGACCAATAAGCTAGCCATGAACCCTTTCTATCATTGTAAGAAACACCTTTCATAGGTCTAGAACAATCTTTATCATATGCTTCCATACATTCTAATAATTCCATactatcattattatttctacATAATGTTTGTTCCATATCATCTAATGACATTTGTGATTCTTCACTCAGTTTTCTTTTTGGTGGTCTACCTCTACCTCTTTTAACACCTTTATTTTCCACTTTAATAGTTTCTTTTCTATGTATAACATCATTTccaatattattattattattattattaatgttattatttatatacatattattattattattattattgttattattattataattttgattCATGTTATGACTCATATTATGACTTAGGTTGTTATGGTTCATGttaatattcatattatgCATATGGTGATTATTATGATGcatattactattattattttgatgCTGTTGATGATGATGTTgttgattattattattattattagtGTGATTCATGTGCATGCTGTTAAAATTTTCTTCCATTTCACTTCGTAACAAATCATTTGATATAGCTGCATCTACCGCTTTTCTACTACCATGTACATGGAACATAGGTTTACATCTAGCACCAGCTTTTTCAGCTTCCTGTCTTGCTTTAACGGCTAAAATACGAGCTTGTTCAAATCCATATTGCTTAACAGAAAAATATCTTCTTATTTCTCTGGTATTATCATTCCATGCAGCTAGCCATTGTTGCTTTTTCGGATTGAAACGGACTCCTGGTATTCTGGGTAAGTATTCTGGATGTCCTTCTGTGGTGGATTTTGTCCATGTAGTAGTACCTACTACATCACCTTTCTTCATTCTTTCAGATTTAATAAGATGATTTCTATTGATAAGTGtactactattattattattattattcatattattatgcATTAAATGAGATtgattatttatattattattattattgttgttgttgttattGTTTCCgtctatattattattatccatgttatttattaaataagtgttattattattattaataatattattatcattgTTATTTcgattattatttataatattgttatGATCAATAAGTTGTTTGAGATGATGTTTTTGATGATGCACATTTGCATGATGTTGATTAGTATGATGTTGATTTGTATTATCGTCCATATCTGAATCATATAATGCTTTgtcttttaaatattcttcTTGAAAATCATATTCATCACAATCTttactattactattactaatattattattattattattattattattattgttgttattattattgttgttattattattattattgttgttatATTTCATCATAGCATTATCATCGTCcaaattatttttgttgTGACCCTTAGATGATTTcatttcatatttttttaaataagaAAGTACACTTTCAAATTCAGCATTACTTAATGTTTCgttttttaaatttaacATGTATTTTAATGAATTAGGTGTTTCTTCTGTTAATTTTGTTCTCATCAAACaatcataataatcatCTACAACATTATCTTGATCAGAATATGAATAATTCATTGCATTGTTTGCATTATTCAAATGAGAATTACCTTTTATTGTACTATGAGAAGCATTAGGATTAgtattactattatttgTTGTAGTTCCTTgattattcatattattataattaatattgCCATGATTTGGTAAGGTAATATGtgtaaaattatttattccAAGAAATTTCTTATCACTCATAATTTCatcatattcattatttatatcataataatttaaataattattattattattgttattattgttattattattgttactattattattattattattattactattattattattgttagCGTTTTGTTGAGAATCAGCTGCtcttaatatatttaattgCTGCTTCAAATAATCACATACTGATATGTTCCATGTAGACGgtaatttattataactTAAGCATGGACCAAAAACTGctatataattatgtaaatCTACAACCGTTACAGCACTCCTTAATCTATTTAAATGATACAAGAATGATGTCTTTTCATCTGTTGTATTACAATCTGAACAcatatcttttaatattacaaTCAATTGTTGTTTACATATCTCAACAAGTGATGGTACATCCAATTTTTCTTGATCAGTATAATGTAAACGAAGACTTTCTATATCATCTTTCTTATCATAGATTATATCTTGATCATCATGATTCATATGTGACATACCTATcattatttctttattattttcatttccattttcattctttatattaatCTCTCTTTCATTTACCAATGTTTccatatttaatatattatatatacatacataaataaatacatatatataaatatataatatacataagtatattattataatatgttggtatacatataaaaatataaaacatatatgatgtacaatatattattatatacacccgtgaatatatatatttttttaattatattatattttatagtCTAACTTTAATTTAAGTATTAATTTTGGTatgaacatataataaaataaaataattaaaaaattatataataaaaggaTATGATAACACTATAttaaattctttttattttttctctttattgcttttttttttttttttttttttttttccattttatcttatttttttatttttttatttatttttttcttttttttttttttttttttttttattatatatttttttttttNNNNNNNNNNNNNNNNNNNNNNNNNNNNNNNNNNNNNNNNNNNNNNNNNNNNNNNNNNNNNNNNNNNNNNNNNNNNNNNNNNNNNNNNNNNNNNNNNNNNNNNNNNNNNNNNNNNNNNNNNNNNNNNNNNNNNNNNNNNNNNNNNNNNNNNNNNNNNNNNNNNNNNNNNNNNNNNNNNNNNNNNNNNNNNNNNNNNNNNNNNNNNNNNNNNNNNNNNNNNNNNNNNNNNNNNNNNNNNNNNNNNNNNNNNNNNNNNNNNNNNNNNNNNNNNNNNNNNNNNNNNNNNNNNNNNNNNNNNNNtttttttttttcccaaatttatcttattattctaatattatatttattattttcctatatttcctttttttttttcctatCATATATTGttctttctttttctaCTTATGTACACATCAATTATGcttctttaaaaaaaaaaaaaaaaaaaatggaaaacAGGAAAATTtgcatataaataaatatataaatataatatatttatatattattaagccaaaaaatataaataaaataaataaaatagataataaaagaaaaaaaaaaaaaaattaaatgtacaattagatatatatatataatatatatatttgataattttgttatatatttaatatatatatatacttggttgttcaaaataatttttttttttttatactttATCAAAGctaaaataaattttattatataataaaatacaggttcaatgaaaaaaatatatacaaattcatcattatataattcttttatcAAGCTActttgttttttttcttttttttttttccttttttttttctttatttttttatgtgttcttaaatatattatatatacataatatatatatatataaatgtattttttattatatatataataatatataatatatatgtatgtaatgtaattataacattattggttcattattattacatatatatattatatatataatatatatcataatatgTAAGTAATTAATtcacatataaatattataatataaataaataaacatatatatatatttatatatatatgtaacaTAAGTATATAGtataatatgatatttaATAGGAAAGCTTGTgtaagaaaaaatttttaatagtaatattatgaagatcatatatatattatacatatggaaaaaaattagaatattttttacatttatatatatatatatatatatttatatgtatacaaaacttaatatgaaaaactatataaatatatatcaatagtttttttttttttttttatatatttactttatatatatatatatatatattcttatatcatattatatataaatatatatatataatatttataaatactTTTGTCCCCGtaagaattttttttttttcttcattgcatttttttataaataaatataaatatatgtatatatataatatatatgtatatataatttttttcttttattaatattttttaaataaattaatcTTCTCGTATCAATTctaatatttatattttttcttgagcacttttttttttttttcccaTTAGCTACTATATTGCATTATGTGCATAAGCAAAAATTTACGGAAATggaaaaaacaaaaaaaaatgaggggaaaaaaaaacaaggagatatttataaaaactatgtaaaaaaaatataaaatgatatattatatataaaataaatatatatacatatatctataaatatgtacttatataataatatattacaatattgattttatgttatatattctttagTTAATTAAAgggaaataaaaaaaataaaaaaaaaaaatttatatgatgtataacattattattatataaaatatatcatcatatatatatatatatagagttatatttatattttataaatatgtatgattaatttttttttcatttctcatatatatttcttttttttttttccagcacattatatatatatatatatatataaatatacacaaaactattatatataggaatgtttacaaaattatatgtattataatatatatatattatatttcacTTTCTTCTTCTTGCGATTTTTTATGCAagtttctttttttattttattttatttttcttatctatactttcttttttctttttttcgTTCCTTATcaataaaatgaaattataaaaacgtatatattgttatacacagataaaatattatatcttatattttcctttcttattttttatatttttttttcaaagGGGTGAAGGCAAAAAATGTTTACTGTAAAagtgtatatatataaaaaaaaaaaaaaaaggcatatcactatatataaatttatgatatatattatatttatacatatattaaattataatagtttgcactctttttttttttttttttttttttttttttttcctctCTATATTCTTATGAATGCACTGATTTATAAAACGTGCgataaataaaaaacttatttttttaaatgatgtatataaaatattatatattatatttcttattaatatgtaataaaatgcacatttaaaaaaaaagaatgaaaataaatttataattaaatataatacatttttaaacgtaaaaaaaaaaaaaaaaaaaaaaNNNNNNNNNNNNNNNNNNNNNNNNNNNNNNNNNNNNNNNNNNNNNNNNNNNNNNNNNNNNNNNNNNNNNNNNNNNNNNNNNNNNNNNNNNNNNNNNNNNNNNNNNNNNNNNNNNNNNNNNNNNNNNNNNNNNNNNNNNNNNNNNNNNNNN
It includes:
- a CDS encoding transcription factor with AP2 domain(s), translated to METLVNEREINIKNENGNENNKEIMIGMSHMNHDDQDIIYDKKDDIESLRLHYTDQEKLDVPSLVEICKQQLIVILKDMCSDCNTTDEKTSFLYHLNRLRSAVTVVDLHNYIAVFGPCLSYNKLPSTWNISVCDYLKQQLNILRAADSQQNANNNNNSNNNNNNNSNNNNNNNNNNNNNYLNYYDINNEYDEIMSDKKFLGINNFTHITLPNHGNINYNNMNNQGTTTNNSNTNPNASHSTIKGNSHLNNANNAMNYSYSDQDNVVDDYYDCLMRTKLTEETPNSLKYMLNLKNETLSNAEFESVLSYLKKYEMKSSKGHNKNNLDDDNAMMKYNNNNNNNNNNNNNNNNNNNNNNNNISNSNSKDCDEYDFQEEYLKDKALYDSDMDDNTNQHHTNQHHANVHHQKHHLKQLIDHNNIINNNRNNNDNNIINNNNNTYLINNMDNNNIDGNNNNNNNNNNNINNQSHLMHNNMNNNNNNSSTLINRNHLIKSERMKKGDVVGTTTWTKSTTEGHPEYLPRIPGVRFNPKKQQWLAAWNDNTREIRRYFSVKQYGFEQARILAVKARQEAEKAGARCKPMFHVHGSRKAVDAAISNDLLRSEMEENFNSMHMNHTNNNNNNQQHHHQQHQNNNSNMHHNNHHMHNMNINMNHNNLSHNMSHNMNQNYNNNNNNNNNNNMYINNNINNNNNNNIGNDVIHRKETIKVENKGVKRGRGRPPKRKLSEESQMSLDDMEQTLCRNNNDSMELLECMEAYDKDCSRPMKGVSYNDRKGSWLAYWSIGKNFQMRRFPIKKLGFEKAKELAIQCRLEAEQAGATTTENRTKRMRNLLTLNSENGLEMMIDQNSIDNDDSSVVHQHMKEKVGGMNGNLRMSRMQNYSGAGMSGQNVHQTNKLPNSDAGQDSENEFSPTKRTRAPRGRRMESLTARASALTPVEGVRFDPYSYSWFAKYLENENSKEPKISKYLLKKWGFNKAHSLAVHTVKCAYKAVPFTDEELVNIFNVDVNNLINNQNNMINLGFHDGYGTNQVMNNQMINQMKSQLNNQMTNQMANQMTNQMANHMTNQMANHMTNQMTNQMTNQMTNQMTNQMTNQMTNQMNNQMTNQMNNQMTNQMKSQVNSHMNGNMFNANNSNGTNMIGNINMINNMVNNNMDNSVNNNYNNNYQGSGNNGLTNMTSGVMNNNSGEIDMDDNDNLENNDNENMMTLEKEDSINNDSIITTTTATNINSCNNNSNNTNVLLNRLVMSNGLNGTTKMNIINNYNNNSSGGGVNVNMNNVHNNDNMNTYNNNNNNILNDGINMVGNNENMIHKKNVINRINNDMEENLGNINNNNNINNNSNNSNNNNNNNNNNSLSGFMNEHNITNNCGIYGSNEAINNNGLLDEGRLNLIHAAGKQVDKNNMQSGSTTVVNILNNDDTYMKNNMNYINIDNMKNNENNIVDDNHNNIVEMNNLSVQNNILNNNDDHHIINNTEDVMSTNNKDNSGLNGQSTMLINSNEENDDTGLDTIIQAPMEKRNYVNIIINEQGTADNNSNIDSSNNSYSNNVYTKNINSNYNAYSNENSNTTTNEQNDSSMYYMNVNSEIQTEHL